From Scytonema millei VB511283:
AATACCACAAGTATGTCTTGAAATTGGAAGAAGATTCTCGCTGGCAGTTGATGCTAGCCGAGGAATACCAGCAGACCTAGCAAATTTGATTTTACGTTCTGAGGGGTGCAATTTGTAGGGTTCAAAATTCGTAGAGGCGCACAGCTGCTGTGCGCCTCTACATAGAAATATCGGCAAGAAACAACTAAACTGTAACCATGCCACCTGCGGCTTGAAACCTAGCCCGAGCGCGTTTAAACGCTTGAGTAGCTTGGATCTGTTCTTGACGAGAAGCGCCTTGAACTTGGTTGAGCTTAGTTTGGGCTTCGTTGTATGCAGCGCGGGCGGCATCCATATCGATTTTGTCGCCACGTTCTGCACCGTTGACGAGAATTGTCACCTCATCGCTCTCGACTTCGGCAAATCCACCCATAAGGGCGATCGCCACCCAACTTTGCCCTTTGTCAGGACGGACGCGCATCACGGCAGTATCGAGGGCAGTTAATAAGGGAGCATGTCCGCTGAGAATACCCAACTGTCCGGTGGTACTGGGTAAAATCACTTCTTCAGCTGGAGCATCCCAAACAGTCTTGTCTGGGGAAATTACACGAACTGTC
This genomic window contains:
- the atpC gene encoding ATP synthase F1 subunit epsilon, which codes for MTLTVRVISPDKTVWDAPAEEVILPSTTGQLGILSGHAPLLTALDTAVMRVRPDKGQSWVAIALMGGFAEVESDEVTILVNGAERGDKIDMDAARAAYNEAQTKLNQVQGASRQEQIQATQAFKRARARFQAAGGMVTV